GGCAAAAGGACGCGAACAGGCCGCCGCCATCGGCGCGGCGTTGCGCGAAGCCGGCCTGATCCCGGCGCGAACGGTCGCCGGCCCGCTGAAGCGCACCCGCGAAACCGCGACCATCGCGCTCGAGGCGGCCGGCGCGGCGCCTGCCAGCGTCGAAATCGACGAGCGCCTCAGGGAAATCGATTACGGCGCCTGGGAGGGAAAGAGCACCGCCGAGATCCGGCAGGCGGGCGACGGCGACGCGCTCGCCGCCTGGGAGCAGGAGAACGTCTGGCCGACCAGCGCCGGCTGGCCCTCCTCGCGCGAAACCTATCTGCGCAACTTCCTTGCGGTCATGGAGAGCCTGCGCGAAGAGCCTGGCGCGCCGGCCCTGCTCGTCTCCTCCAACGGACTGTTCCGACTGCTGGCCAACGCAATCGCGGGGGAGAGCTTCGCGAGCAAGATGGCCACCGGCCGGCTCGCGGTGATCCGTCTGTCCGGCGCGGATGGCGTGGAGATCAAGGGCTGGAATCTGAGCGCCGAAGACTTCCCGAACCGGGTCAGGGGTCTCACCTGAGGGCGAATCGTCGCGCGCCCGCCGCGACGACCGGACGAGAGAGGGAAACGCCCGCGCCGGGCGCCGGAATCGTCGCTGCCGCCAGCAATTAGACGCCCCACAAATTTCCGTTTGCATATGGCGACGCTCTAGGTAAAAGCCCTTATGGGTCTTTGCACTCGTGGAATCACGTCCTGATGGATGTCCGGAAGCGTCCCGCCGCCGACGACGGCCTGACCGATCGCATTCTTTTTGTGGTCAATGGCGTCGAGTTGCCGACCCTCCAGTTGAGCTTCACGGAACCGCTCAAGGCGGTTCCCGGCGTGCAGACGTCGCTTCTCACGGAAGTGGGCCTCAACGCGGGGCATCAGGACATCAACGCCTGGGGCGTGACGCCCGACGGCCTCGAGAAAATGCAGCGGCGCCTCGAGGGGTTCCGACCCACGCTGATCGTATTTTGCCGATACAGCGGCCCCTACGCGCCCGAGATAATCCAATGGGCGCGCGCCGCCCGAACGCCGACGATCTATCACATCGACGACGATCTCCTTCAGGTCCCGGTCGAAATTGGCGAAGTGAAAGCACGAGGCCACAACCAGCCCCGGCGCGTGCAAACGGTACGCTATCTGCTCGACAATACGACGCTCGCCTATTGCTCCAACGAAAGATTGCGCCGCATCCTGTTCGGCGAGGCGACGTCCAACCGGGTCGTCACGGCGGGCATCAATTGCGCCCTCGACGTTCTGGCGCCGCCCACGACGGATGATCCGCCCGTGATCGGCTATATGGGGTTCAATCACGATTTCGATTTCACTTTCGCGCTCCCCGCCCTCGTCACAATTCTTCAGGCGCGGCCAGAGGTTCGCTTCGAGCTCTTCGGCTCCACCAATCTCCCCGACGTCTTGAAGCCGTTCGGTGATCGGATCACGTTCATTCAGAGCGTCCGCGATTACGGAGTTTTCGTCCAGAAGCTCGCCTCGCGGCGATGGACGATCGGCATCTGCCCGCTGGCGAAGACGGAATTCAACATCGTCAAGTCCAACAACAAGTGGGTGGAATATTCCGCCTGCGGATTCGCCGTCGTCGCGACACGCGGGATGATTTACGACGCGTGCTGCGCCGACGGCTGCGGCCTGCTTGTCGATGGCGACGACGAATGGCGCGCAGCCTTCGACCGGCTGCTGAGCGACAGGGCGCTGCATCGCGATCAGGTCACGCGCGCCCAGAAGCGCTTGCGCGCCGAATATGGCCGCGATCGTCTCCGCCGTCAGATCTCCTCCGTCTTTTCGCGCGCGCGCGACCTCGCCAGCCGGCCGGATGTGACGAAACTGTCGCTGGATGAATTCGATGGCGACCGGATTTGGGGCTGGGCGTGGCGCTCGACGGAAACGACGCTTCCCTCGCAGCGTCACCCCGTCGAGCTCTGGTGTGGCGAAACGCGCCTCGGCCGCATCGCGCGCTGGCATGACCGGCCGGACGCGGACGCCCATCTCGGCGCGCCGCCCTGGCCCAAAGGCTTCTCGGCGCCGGTCGGCGCGCTCAACGCGCTGTGCCGGCTCATGGGCGGCGAAACAGGCGGTTTCCATCCGACGCTCCGGTTCCATGAAAATGCAGCGTCGACTCTTGCGGAAAATCCCGATTGGCGCAGCCTCGCCGCCTTCCGAACGCTGCGCGCCGCAGAAGGCGGCGACTGGCGGATCGATGACCTGTGGTGGGCCAACAGCCATCTGCTGAAAGCGCGCGCCTCTTTGCAGGCGCGCGATGACGGGCGCCCGCCGACAACTCTGATGCGCCTTTTCCAGCCCGCCACAGACGCCAATGGGCGGAGAGAGCTCGCGCTTGTCGACGAGACGCCGGTCGAGGCCCACAAGGGCGTCTATGCCTTTGGCCTGCGCAACCCATTCATGCCCATCCTGCTGGTCGGCTATGACGACGCCGGCGACATCAGCTTCACCGACCTTCTTCCCTTCCCGTCGCTGCTGCGCGGCGGCCTGCATGCGGCGGAGGCGGCGGCTGTCCAGAACCCCGCCGGCGGACTGGACGCCCTAAGGCGCGTGAACGACGCCTATCTGGCGGAAGCGGTCGGCTGGGACGCTTCCGCGCCTTCTCCGGCCCTTGCCGAAATTTGCGTGGACCTGCTGAAGGCGACCGGCGCCGAGCCGGTTTTCGAGCCGCAATTGTGCGAATGGATCATCAGCGTATTCAACCTGCCGGTGATTGGCGCCAATGTTGGCGGGCGCATCGCGACGGATCTTGGCGACCCTGCTTTTGTCGATTACGCCGAAGCGCTTCTCGATCACTTCATACCGACCCACCCCCGCGAGGGGCGGCTTCGTCTGACGCTGCCCTGCTCCGCTGTCCCGACGATTAGCGCGCTGGTTTCACGGCGCCTGTCCGTGGACGCTGGAAAGACGCCGGGGTCCTATCTCGTCGTCGACGCGTCTTTGACGCAGCGCCGCTTCCTCCTCACCTATCCCGCGAATCTCCCGAAAACGATTGCGGATGTCGTCGCGCCGCAAATAGCGCTTTCGCCCGTTTCCTGCCTGATGGGAACCGACGAAAGCGCAACTGGCGGCGCCATGGGGCAATCCCAGCCCGTCGCGATCCTCTTTCTCGATCTTGCGCCGGACGCCCGGGAGAAACTTCTTCATCCCATTCCCGTCGACGCGCCAGTCGCCTCCCCGGCGGCGGGCGGCGGGCCCGGCAGGATTTCCGTCTTCATTCGCCTCGGCGACGCCGACACCGACATTCGCCTCCTCCTCGATTCTCTCGCCCGACAGAGAACCGGCGCGGCGCTGGAAGTGTTCCTGATCGTCACGCGCGCGCAAGCGGCCGACGCACATCGCGGGCCGCTCCTCGACGCCTTCCCGTCCTCTGGCCGCATTCACGAGAGCGCGTCCCTGTCGGCCGCCGCCGCGATCAATGAAGCGGCCGCCGCGGCGTCGGGGGACATGTTCGTCTTCGTGGATTCCAGGGCCATCCTGCACGATCCCAGAACCCTCGCGACAATCAGCCAACTGGCCCTGCTCGCGGATGTCGCGACAGTCGGCTGCATGTTGATCAAGCCGCGCAACACGGCGGACGGCGCACCCGTTTTCAGCTCGGCCGGATATTTTCCCGGACGCGTCGATTTCTCGCTCGCCCCGCATCTGGCCCTCGAACAGATCGAGTGCGGCCGCCTCCTTGCAGACTCACACTATCCCGTCGCGGCGAATTCGGCGCATTTCTTCGCGCTTTCCGCCGCGGCGTGGCGGCAGGCCGGCGGGATGAGTCTGAACGTTCCCGATGACGGCATGCAAATCGATCTCGCACTCAGACTCGCCCGCGCCGGGCGCATCAACCTCTGCACGACGCGCATGTCGGTCTATTCGGAGGCCGCTGAGCCGGGCAAATATCTGCACGACATGGCCGTCGCCGCGCATCTCGATCTTTGGAATCTCCTGCCCGCCCTGAAATCGAGCGCCGCCATCCGATCCTTCTAGCCTCACGCCCGCCGCCGACCAGCCGGACCCATCGACATGCGCCTGCTTTTCATCGTCCCGAGCACGGGTCACAAGACGACGGCGGGGAGCCGCATCCGCTATGACCGGCTGGCGCAGGACGGCGACTGCTTCACCGTCTCGATACAGTCGCTCGTCGAACTGACAAGCGACGATCTTTCGTCATGCGACGTCTGCATCCTGTCGAAAACCTATGCCCTCGAATCGCTCGCCATTGCGCAGGCGCTACGGTCCATGGGCAAGACAGTCGGCATCGATCTCTTCGACGATTACTTCACGCAATGGGACGACCCGCGCCTGACGCGGTTCAGGCGCTGGCTCGCCCTCGCCTGCCGCGCCTGCGATTTCGCCCTGTGCTCGACGCCGAACATGCGTCGCGTCATCGAACATTACGCGCCGGACTTGGCGATTCATGTCCTGCCCGATCCTTATCCCGAAATCGACCCCGCCGCTTTGGCGCCGATCCTTGCGGACAAGCTCGCACGCGCGCAGCGGGAGCGCGTCATCGACGTATTATGGTTCGGCATCGGATCGAATCCGTTCTTTCCGGTGGGCCTTCAGGATCTCGTCGCATGGTCGTCCAGCCTGCGCGCGCTCGCCGCCACGGGCTTGCGGCCGCAATTGACCATTCTGACGAACAGGCCGGCGCTGCGGCCGGAACGGCTTGCGCAATTGAGCCGGCTGCCGATCGATTACAGGATCGACTTCTGGTCGCTCGACGCGGAGAAGGAAGCTTTGGCGAAAGCCCTCGTCTGCTTTCTGCCCGTCAATGGACAGAGCTTCAGTCGGGCGAAATCCCTGAACCGCGCCTTGACGGCGATCTCCGCCGGCGCCCAGGTGCTCTCGCCCGCCTTTCCGCTCTATGCGGAGCTCGACCCCGCGATTTACGCGAACGCCACGGAGCTTGCCCAGGACGTCGCAGAGGGCCGTTGCCGGATCCGTGCGGAAAACGCGACAGAGATCGCCCGCATCGTGGCGGAAACATCCGCGGTCGCTTCGCTTCGTCGCGATCTTTTCGACTTTCTTTCCGGGCTCGTCGTGCAAAAGGCGCAGCGCGCGTCGACCCAGGCGGCCAGGAAAGTCGCGCTCATCTACGGCCTCAACCAGGATTCCCGCCGTGCGCGGCGCAAAGGCGGCTGGCGTGCTGTCGGTCGGCTCACCTTTCGTCCGTCTCGAGAGAGCCTACGACATCCGCATGGATTACCTCTCCGGGCCGGGGCTCGACGTCTGGATCACGCCGCAGATGAAACCTTTTCTGGCCCCCGGTCTCAACGCCAGACTTGCGCCGCCCGAACGAAAGGGCAAGCTGCTGATGCACAAGATCGCCAGCCAGAACTTGCCCCCTATGGAGCGAAGGCCAATGATCTCGCCCGGCGAAATCCGTCCCATCGTGCTGGAAACGGAAGCCTATCGCCATCTGCTCGCAGAGGTGGAGCGCCTTTGTCGCGTCCTGTTTCCGGGTTTCACTTTTCTCTTCTCCGAGATCAATGCCTATCCAAACGCCGGCGACGCCGCCGCGCCTCTCGCTGATCTGCAATGAAACAGGCGATCTTTCTCATCAATCTCAATCAGGATGTCGCGGTCGCGCGCCCCATCGCTCGCTTCTTTCGTCGCGACGCCGGACTCGACATCGTCTTTCTGATCACGGCGGCCTTCCGCAAGCGCGACGCGAATGGGGTCTGGCTTGCGGAAGTCATCGAGACGACGCGCGAGCTCGGCGCGGAACTCATCGACGTCGACGAGCCTGTCGACGCGGTCAGACGCCTCGCAGGCCGGCAGGGCCTGCTGTTGTCCGCAAGCGAATCCGATCTATCGGCGCATGATTTTACGCATGCGGTCTTTCTTGGTGCGCCGCCGTCGCTGACGCGCGTCACGCTCCAGCACGGCCTGGAATGCATCGGCTTCAATCACAATGAGGCGCATAATCGCACATGGCGTCATTTCATCGGCATGGCCGGCGACGTCGCCGCCAGCTGGTTCGACATGGACGCGCTGCACTCGCTGCAACCCGATCAGAAGGCGAAGCTCATCGCCGTTGGTCCGCCCATCGGCCTCGACGCCCCCGCTGCGACCGCCCGCCGCCGCCGGGGCCGGAACTACGACAGGGAAATTCACGGACTGGTTTGCGAAAACCTGCATTCGGTCCGCTTCGCGGTTGAAGACAAGGATGTATTTGTCTCCCACCTCGTTTCATTCGCGCAACGGCTCGACGCGCATCGAGGGACGCTCGAACTGCGTCCACATCCCGGCGGCCGCTATCTCGAAAAGAACAGCGCGCCGCTGCCGGACAATGTCACCATGAATCGCGCGCCGCTCTACAAACAGTCTCTCGACAAATTCGCCTTCTGTATTTCGGGTCCCTCGAGCGTCGTGTTCGACATGATCTGGGCGGGTGTCCCGGTGGCGATCTGGGGCAGCGGCGCGGCGGGCGCGGATAACGGCATTTATGGATCGCTGCACTTCGTCACGACCGAGCAGAGCTGGTTCGATTTCGCCCTCGCCGCAGCGCGCGATCCGGAGCCGTTTCTGCGGACCCAGGCTGATTTCATCGCGAAGCTGAGCATTCCGGCTGATATACCCGGTCGTTACCGCCTGCTTGCCGGGCTGGCGCAGTGACCGGAGGCCCCAACTTGTCCGCGCATCAGCCGAATGCTAGTCAAGTTCCAGCATCAGCTTGAACCCGCCCCGGCCTGGGTCACGCGCCTCGAGCTCCCGTCGGAGAACAGGAAATGAACCTTTTGATCACGGGCGGGGCCGGTTTCATCGGCTCCGCCGTCGCGCGTCGCGTCATCAGCCATTCCGATGACAGGATTTTGGTCTACGACAAGCTGACCTACGCGGGCAATCTCGATTCCCTCGCGCCCATCGCGCAGAATTCCCGTTATCAATTCCGGCGCGCGGATATTTGCGACCGCGAGACCGTCGCCGCGACGCTTGCGGCATTCGAGCCCGACGTCATCATGCACCTTGCCGCGGAGAGCCACGTCGACCGCTCGATCGACGGTCCCGCAGCCTTCATCGAAACGAATCTCGTCGGCACGTTCACCCTGCTCGACGCCGCCCTCGCCTATTGGCGCGCGGCGCCAAAAGCGAAAGCGGAGTCGTTCCGCTTCATGCATATTTCGACCGATGAAGTGTTCGGGACGCTGGGGCCAACCGGCCTGTTTCGCGAAGATACGCCCTATGCGCCAAACTCGCCCTATTCCGCCTCCAAGGCGGGATCGGATCATCTCGTGCGCGCATGGCGCGAGACCTACGGTCTGCCAACCATCGTCACCAATTGCTCGAACAACTACGGCCCCTATCACTTCCCCGAAAAGCTGATCCCGCTGATCATTCTCAACGCCATCGAGGGAAAGCCCCTGCCCGTTTACGGACGCGGCGAGAATATCCGCGACTGGCTCTACGTCGAAGATCACGCGGCCGCGCTGATGCTCGTCGCGCGCAAGGGAGTCGTCGGCGAGTCCTATAATGTCGGCGGGCGCAATGAGCGGCGCAACATCGACGTGGTCCACACGATCTGCGCCCTGCTCGACGAATTGCGCCCTGATCCCCAGGGCCCCTATCGCCGGTTGATTACCTTCGTGGCGGACCGGCCGGGCCATGATCAGCGCTATGCCATCGACTGCTCGAAGATCGAGCGCGATCTGGGCTGGCGACCGCAGGAAACCTTCGAGACCGGCTTGCGCAAGACAGTGCAGTGGTATCTCGACAACCCGGCCTGGTGGGAAGCGATCCGCTCTGGCACATATCGCGGCGAGCGGCTCGGCCTCGCCTGACTGACGCAATGAGACGACGCTGATGCAATTCGAAGAGACAGACATTCCTGCCGTCAAGATCGTCACGCCGAAAAAGCACGGCGACGCGCGCGGCTTCTTCTCGGAAGTCTACAAACAATCCGATTGGGAAGCCGCCGGGCTGGATTACCGCTTCGTGCAGGACAACCACTCCTATTCGGCGCCGGTCGGCACGCTGCGCGGCCTGCATTTCCAGACGCCGCCTGTCGCGCAGGACAAGCTCGTGCGCGTCATTCGCGGACGCATTTTCGACATCGCCGTCGACATTCGACGCAGCTCGCCGACATTCGGCCGGCATGTTGCGGTCGAACTCTCCGCCGAAAACTGGCGCCAATTGTTCATTCCGGCGGGCTTCGCCCATGGCTTCGTCACGCTCGAGCCGGATACGGAAGTTCTCTACAAGGTCACGTCGCTTTATTCGCCCGCCCATGATCGCGGTCTCGCTTACGACGATCCCGACATCGCGATAGAGTGGCCCGCGCCGCCCGGCGGCCTCATTCTGTCGGACAAGGACAAGCGCTGGCCGCGCCTGCGCGACCTTGCCGATGCGTTTGCGTGATGGGCGGACGGGTTTGAAGGAGAAGAACATGCGCGGCATCGTGCTTGCCGGCGGGTCCGGCACCAGGCTGCATCCCATGACGCTCGCCGCGTCGAAGCAGCTTCTGCCGATTTACGACAAGCCGATGATCTATTATCCGCTGTCGGTCCTGATGCTCGCCGGCGCCCGCGAGGTTCTGGTGATCTCGACGCCAGAAGACCTGCCGTCCTTCAAGCGGCTGCTGGGGTCTGGCGCACAATGGGGGCTTTCGCTGTCCTATGCCGAGCAACCCCGTCCCGACGGGCTTGCGCAGGCGTATACGATCGGCGCGCCCTTCGTCGAAGGGCATAATTCCGCGCTCGTGCTCGGCGACAATATTTTCTACGGCCACGGCCTCACCGAATCGCTGCGCGTCGCCGGCGCGCGCCGCGACGGCGCCACCGTTTTCGCCTATCACGTGCGTGATCCGGAGCGTTACGGCGTCGTGGAATTCGACTCTGAGAATCGCGCGGTTTCACTCGAGGAAAAGCCGCGCGCGCCGAAGTCAAACTGGGCGGTGACCGGCCTCTACTTCTACGATCGCCATGCGCCGGCGTACGCCGCTGCGCTCAAGCCATCCGCCCGCGGCGAGCTCGAGATTACGGATCTGAACCGCGTTTATCTCGAGGCGAGGGCGCTGAATGTCGAGCGCCTCGGGCGTGGCTTCGCCTGGCTCGACACCGGCACGCCCGCCTCGCTCCTCGAAGCGTCGCAATATGTTCAGGCGATCGAGCAGCGGCAGGGACAACGGGTCGCCTGCCTCGAGGAAATCGCGTTCCTGCAGGGCTGGATCGATGCGGCGGCGATGCGTGAAGCGGCCGCGCGGTTGGCCAAGAGCGGCTATGGCGCCTACCTCCTTCAGGTTTTGCAGGAGGCTGAGGCGCGGCGTTTCTGACGACCTTGAGTTGCGCCATTTAAATGGCGCAAATCTTCGCTTTGCATGGGAGACGCAAGGGTGCAAACCCGCTGCGACCCCCATGACACGATTTCAAAGGTCCCTCATGCAAAGCATCGCGCTCAGCCGCCCCATCAAAAAGACATTCATCGCATCGGCGCTCATCCTGGCCGCGCTGCCGCTCTACGGCTGCTACACGCCGGGCGAGCGCGCCCTTGGCGGCGGCATCATCGGCGGTCTGGGCGGCGCCGGCATCGGCGCCCTCGCCTCCGGCGGCCTCGCCGGTCCGACCCTCGCCACGGCCGCCATCGGCGCCGCCGGCGGCGCGCTCGTCGGCGCCGCGACCGCGCCCCGCCCGCATTATTACTATCGTCGTCCCCGGCACTATTATTATTGACGACAAACGGAGCGGTCCGGCCGACGGCCGGACCGCGTTCAATCTTGCGCCGAATGGCTTCGCTTCGGGCGCGGGGACGGCGGAAAGACGCACGCCGTCGCCTTTACAATAGCCGCCGATTGAGCGCCTGCCGGGCTCCGACTTCTCCCGCCTGATATTGAAATCAGTTCGCGCTTGCTCAGGTACCTCTTGTCAGAACGCGCAACGCGGCGTTCGGAGAAGAGGCCCCAACCTATGGCGAACACCGACGTCTTCGCTGACTTTGTCCAGTTTTACCGGGAACGGCAGGCGAGCGAGATGTCGCTCGAGTCCTTTCTTGAACTGTGCCACGACAACCCTCACACTTACGCAAGCGCCGCGGAAAGAATTCTGGCGGCGATCGGCGAGCCCGAACTCGTCGACACATCGAGAGACCCGCGTCTCGGCCGCATTTTCATGAACCGGACGATTCGCACCTATCCGGCCTTCGCCGAATTCTACGGCATGGAGGAGACGATCGAACGGATCGTCAGCTTCTTCCGCCACGCCGCGCAGGGACTCGAAGAGCGCAAGCAGATCCTTTACCTGCTCGGCCCGGTCGGCGGCGGCAAGTCTTCGCTTGCCGAGCGCCTGAAGAGCCTGATGGAGGCCAACCCGATTTATGTGCTCAAAGCGGGCGATGAACTCAGCCCCGTGTTCGAGAGCCCGCTGTGCCTCTTCGATCCGCATGAAGCCGGGCCCATGCTCGAACAGCGCTACAACATCCCACGGCGGCGGCTAGGCTCCATCATGAGCCCCTGGTGCCTCAAGCGTCTCGACGAATTCAGGGGCGATATCTCGCGCTTCACGGTCGCCAAGCTCTCGCCGTCGCGTCTGCGCCAGATCGCCATCGCCAAGACAGAGCCCGGCGACGAAAACAATCAGGACATTTCCTCGCTGGTCGGCAAGGTCGACATTCGCAAGCTGGAGGCCCATGCGCAGGCCGATCCCGACGCTTACAATTATTCCGGCGGCCTCAATCGCGCCAATCAGGGCCTTCTCGAATTTGTCGAAATGTTCAAGGCGCCGATCAAGATGCTGCACCCGCTGCTGACGGCGACGCAGGAAGGCAATTACATCGGCACGGAGAATATCGGCGCGATCCCCTTCTCGGGCATCGTGCTCGCGCACTCCAACGAGGCGGAATGGCAAAGCTTCAAGTCGAACCGCAATAATGAGGCCTTCATCGATCGCATCTACGTGATCAAGGTTCCCTATTGTCTGCGGGTGACCGAAGAACAACGCATCTACGAGAAGCTTCTGCGCGAATCCGAGCTGGCGGAGGCGAGCTGCGCGCCGAACACGCTCGAAATGCTGGCGCGTTTCATCGTCCTGTCGCGGCTCGCGCCGCATGAGAACTCCAATCTCTTCTCGAAGATGCGGGTCTACGACGGCGAAAGCCTGCGGGAGGTCGATCCGCGCGCGCGCAGCATTCTCGAGTATCGCGAAGCCGCTGGCGTCGACGAGGGCATGACGGGCCTCTCTACCCGTTTCGCTTTCAAGGTGCTCGCAGCGACCTTCAATCACGACACGGTCGAAGTCGCCGCCGATCCTGTGCATCTGATGTATGTGCTCGAACAGTCGCTGCGGCGCGAGCAACTGCCGCCGGAGATCGAGAAGCGCTACATCGAATTCATCAAGGCCGAGCTTGCCCCGCGCTATGCGGAGTTCATCGGCAAGGAGATTCAGAAAGCCTATCTCGAATCCTATCAGGACTATGGCCAGAACCTTTTCGACCGCTACATCGATTATGCAGACGCATGGATAGAGGACCAGGACTTCAAGGATCCCGACACGGGCCAGATGCTCGACCGGGAACTCCTGAACCAGGAATTGACCAAGATCGAAAAGCCGGCGGGCATCGCCAATCCGAAGGACTTCCGTAACGAAGTCGTGAAGTTCGCCCTGCGCTGGCGCGCCGCCAACAAGGGACGCAACCCCTCCTGGGCAAGCTATGAGAAGATCCGCGACGTGATCGAAAAGCGGATGTTCTCGCAGGTGGAGGATCTTTTGCCTGTCATCAGTTTCGGCACCAAGAAAGACACCGAAACAGAGAGCAAGCACGGGGAATTCGTCAGCCGCATGGTTGCGCGCGGCTATACCGAACGGCAGGTGCGCCGTCTGGTCGAGTGGTACATGCGCGTCAAGCAGGCGGGCTGAGGCTTTGCCTGCGTCGCGCGACAGGAATAGCGAAGGGGACCATGCGAATCGTCGATCGCCGGCTCAATCCCGGAGGCAAGAGCTTCTCCAATCGGCAACGGTTCCTTCGCCGCGTCCGTGACACGGTGGCGCGCGCGGTTCGCGAGGCGAGCCGCGAGCGCGCCATAGAGGATCTCGAAAACGAACAGGAAATCACCGTGCCGATCGATGGCGCGCGGGAGCCCGTGTTTCGTCACACGGCGGGCGAGCGTCGCGACTTCGTTCTCCCGGGCAATCGTGACTATATCGAGGGCGATCTCATTGATCGCCCCACCGGTGAGAATGGCGGCGGCGGAACGGAGCCCGGCAAGGGCGGCGGCCAGGAAGACGCCTTTCGGTTCGTGCTGACGCGCGAGGAGTTCCTGAGCATTTTTCTCGACGATCTCGAACTTCCCGATTTCGCCAAGCGCGGCCTCGTCGATACGCAGAAGCTCGGCTCGCGCCGCGCCGGCTATACAATGAGCGGCACGCCCGCCAATCTGTCGCTGGGGCGAACGATGCAGCGATCGCTGGCGCGACGCATCGCCATGGGGAGACCGCGCAATCAGCTTGTCGAGCGTCTCGAACAGGAATCCGCCGGCTCTTCCGACAAGGACGTCGCCGAGCGCCTTGCCGAGGAATTGCGGTCGGTGCGCGCGCGCCGCCTGCGCATTCCCTTCCTCGACCCCGTCGATCTGCGTTATCGGC
The DNA window shown above is from Methylocystis echinoides and carries:
- a CDS encoding YeaH/YhbH family protein, with amino-acid sequence MRIVDRRLNPGGKSFSNRQRFLRRVRDTVARAVREASRERAIEDLENEQEITVPIDGAREPVFRHTAGERRDFVLPGNRDYIEGDLIDRPTGENGGGGTEPGKGGGQEDAFRFVLTREEFLSIFLDDLELPDFAKRGLVDTQKLGSRRAGYTMSGTPANLSLGRTMQRSLARRIAMGRPRNQLVERLEQESAGSSDKDVAERLAEELRSVRARRLRIPFLDPVDLRYRRFERFPKPVAQAVMFCLMDVSGSMTEHMKDLAKRFFMLLHVFLTRRYQRVEIVFIRHTDEAQEVDEETFFRSTETGGTTVSSALIEMDRIITNRYDPVSWNIYGAQASDGDNMMSDNDRTRALLQEKILPRCQYFAYLEVANSNEASPISYFGGSSLWNAYAPLSASTRNFQMRRVSRRDHIYPVFRELFQRREGANAETAT